TATCAAGTTTTTTCTGTTTAACCATATCCATTATGATATTTTCCACTTTATTAACTTCCATCTTATTACGATAAGGTCGATTTTCCGTTAACGCGACAAATACATCTGCCACTGCTACAATCCTAGAGCCGACACTAATCTCACTTTCTTTCAGACGAAACGGATAACCTTTACCATCTAAAGTTTCATGATGATAAGCCGCCCACTGAGCAATCGTATCAAAGCCATCAATCTGTTGCAAAATTCGATA
Above is a window of Negativicutes bacterium DNA encoding:
- a CDS encoding HD domain-containing protein, producing VAQMAVFLAKQQAFSHDDLKIMEISGLLHDLGKLAVPNNILEKPAALTTEEFSIIKQHTYYTYRILQQIDGFDTIAQWAAYHHETLDGKGYPFRLKESEISVGSRIVAVADVFVALTENRPYRNKMEVNKVENIIMDMVKQKKLDNDIVSLLFDNRQDAFALMAY